In one window of Gossypium arboreum isolate Shixiya-1 chromosome 4, ASM2569848v2, whole genome shotgun sequence DNA:
- the LOC128291778 gene encoding uncharacterized protein LOC128291778: MVMSWLWNSMMPEISDTCMFLNTSKEIWEAVKQTYSKVQDAAQIYEIKTKISSTKQGSRSITEYSNLLQSLWQEMDHYQCIQMKCSKHAALLKRFVEKDRIYDFLAGLNVEFDAVRVQVLGKEELPSLNETIAIVRAEEGRRGVMVENSQVDSSALVTKAVSERRFGLEQPNSEDNRQTERTKPINRDSVWCTYCKKARHTKERCWKLHGKPQTTNKNFSEKGGQPKGQGRAYTARQLDGKNNSQESPVEFNKEEIEKLKNLLGSLEKTSSTGTEYEEDDWTC, encoded by the exons ATGGTAATGTCTTGGTTATGGAACTCTATGATGCCAGAAATCAGTGATACATGCATGTTTCTTAACACATCCAAAGAAATATGGGAAGCTGTGAAACAGACTTATTCTAAAGTTCAAGATGCTGCTCAAATCTATGAAATCAAGACTAAGATTTCATCTACCAAGCAAGGAAGTCGATCAATCACGGAGTATTCCAATCTGTTGCAAAGTTTATGGCAAGAGATGGATCATTACCAGTGCATTCAGATGAAGTGCAGTAAACATGCAGCACTCCTGAAAAGGTTCGTTGAAAAGGATCGAATTTATGATTTTCTTGCTGGactaaatgttgagtttgatgcagTAAGAGTTCAAGTACTTGGAAAAGAGGAACTACCATCACTAAATGAGACAATTGCAATTGTTCGTgctgaggaaggaagaagaggaGTTATGGTTGAGAACAGTCAAGTGGATAGTTCAGCCTTGGTTACAAAAGCTGTAAGTGAGAGGAGATTTGGCCTGGAGCAGCCAAATAGTGAAGATAATAGACAAACAGAACGTACAAAGCCTATTAACAGGGATTCCGTATGGTGCACCTACTGTAAAAAGGCCCGTCACACTAAAGAAAGATGCTGGAAACTCCATGGGAAGCCACAAACAACAAATAAAAATTTTTCAGAAAAAGGTGGACAACCAAAGGGACAAGGACGAGCATATACAGCAAGACAGCTGGATGGAAAAAATAATTCTCAGGAATCACCTGTTGAATTCAataaagaagaaattgagaagTTAAAAAATTTGCTGGGATCATTGGAAAAAACTTCTTCAACAG GAACAGAATACGAGGAGGATGATTGGACATGCTAA